The Thermoplasmatales archaeon genome includes a region encoding these proteins:
- a CDS encoding polyprenyl synthetase family protein: MDYLEEIRDAIDKGIENYLYEIEPKNLYNAVKHLPFAGGKRLRPIIAFIACEAVGGDGMNTIPFGVALELIHTFTLIHDDIMDKDEERRGKPTVHKIFGENTAILAGDALFAKSFEIASYIENDKIAKRILRNLAIMAKEICEGQDMDMSFEKEEYVDEKKFLKMIEKKTAKMFEHAAMGGAIIGMAKEIDIEALRNYGLNLGMAFQIWDDCLDVIGKDIGKPVGSDIRRGKKTILYIYGYKKDREKLLKNYGKESNEEIKKVISFFEEVGAIDYAKNMAFEYAEKAKKAIEKIKDSEEKKKLIEIAEFAVKREK, encoded by the coding sequence ATGGACTATTTAGAGGAAATAAGAGATGCTATTGATAAAGGAATAGAAAATTATCTCTATGAAATTGAGCCAAAAAATTTGTATAATGCGGTAAAGCATCTGCCCTTCGCGGGGGGGAAAAGATTGCGCCCGATAATTGCCTTTATTGCCTGCGAAGCGGTGGGTGGGGATGGAATGAATACAATTCCTTTTGGAGTTGCTCTTGAACTAATTCATACTTTTACCCTTATACATGATGATATAATGGATAAGGATGAGGAAAGGCGGGGCAAACCAACCGTTCATAAAATATTTGGAGAAAATACAGCAATTCTTGCGGGGGATGCTCTTTTTGCAAAATCTTTTGAAATAGCAAGCTATATAGAAAATGATAAAATTGCAAAGAGAATTTTAAGAAATCTTGCAATTATGGCAAAAGAAATATGCGAGGGACAGGATATGGATATGAGTTTTGAAAAAGAAGAATATGTTGATGAAAAAAAATTTCTTAAAATGATTGAAAAGAAAACAGCAAAAATGTTTGAACATGCGGCAATGGGAGGAGCAATCATTGGAATGGCTAAAGAAATAGATATAGAAGCATTAAGAAATTATGGTCTAAATCTTGGAATGGCATTTCAGATATGGGATGATTGTCTTGATGTAATTGGGAAAGACATAGGAAAGCCAGTTGGAAGTGATATAAGGAGGGGTAAGAAAACAATTCTTTATATATATGGATATAAAAAAGATAGGGAAAAATTGCTTAAAAATTATGGGAAGGAAAGCAATGAAGAAATTAAAAAAGTAATATCATTTTTTGAAGAAGTAGGGGCAATAGATTATGCAAAAAATATGGCTTTTGAATATGCAGAGAAGGCAAAAAAGGCGATAGAGAAAATTAAGGATAGCGAAGAAAAGAAGAAGTTAATTGAAATTGCTGAATTTGCGGTAAAAAGGGAAAAATGA
- the purC gene encoding phosphoribosylaminoimidazolesuccinocarboxamide synthase has protein sequence MGSVKDLRIIEEAKEKPGIAEFIFSDRYSVFDWGEMPDLIENKGKSLCLIGAYFFEKMNKNGIKNHYVGVVEDEKIKSIKEIKEATNRMRIKILRVIKPRICGKEYDYSVYSKEKSNFLIPVEVIYRNFIAEGSSFLKRLREGKINLAEYGLKKVEANQKLDQPIYEFSTKLEEIDRYISREEVKRIAMLSNEEIEEIIEISEKINGMISREVEKTGARNEDGKIEFGFDEERNIIVVDVVGTPDECRFTINGIPISKEIARIYYRKTEWYKEIEEAKKIDAIDWRRKVTQPPFLPPILRESISSIYQSLCNEITGRRFFKVKSFGEIIAEIKELLNEG, from the coding sequence ATGGGAAGCGTAAAGGATTTGAGAATTATTGAAGAAGCAAAAGAAAAGCCTGGGATTGCTGAATTCATATTTTCAGACCGCTATTCAGTTTTTGATTGGGGTGAAATGCCAGATTTAATAGAAAATAAGGGCAAGTCACTCTGCTTAATTGGAGCATATTTTTTTGAAAAAATGAATAAAAATGGAATAAAAAATCATTATGTTGGAGTTGTTGAGGATGAAAAAATAAAAAGTATAAAAGAAATTAAAGAAGCAACAAACAGGATGAGAATAAAAATTTTAAGAGTTATTAAGCCAAGAATATGCGGGAAAGAATATGATTATTCAGTTTATTCAAAAGAAAAATCAAATTTTCTTATACCTGTTGAAGTAATATACAGAAATTTTATAGCAGAAGGCTCAAGTTTTCTTAAGAGGTTGAGGGAAGGAAAAATAAATCTTGCTGAATATGGTTTAAAAAAAGTGGAGGCAAATCAAAAGCTTGATCAGCCAATATATGAATTTTCTACAAAGCTTGAAGAAATTGATAGATATATAAGCAGGGAAGAAGTAAAAAGAATTGCTATGTTAAGCAATGAAGAAATAGAGGAAATTATAGAAATTTCAGAAAAAATAAATGGGATGATAAGCAGGGAAGTGGAAAAAACTGGAGCAAGAAATGAAGATGGAAAAATTGAATTCGGTTTTGATGAAGAAAGAAATATTATTGTTGTTGATGTTGTTGGCACACCAGATGAATGCAGATTTACAATAAATGGCATACCGATAAGCAAGGAAATTGCAAGAATTTATTATAGAAAAACAGAATGGTATAAAGAAATAGAGGAAGCAAAGAAAATTGATGCAATAGATTGGAGGCGAAAGGTCACTCAGCCGCCGTTCCTGCCTCCCATACTCAGGGAAAGCATTTCGTCGATTTATCAATCTTTATGCAATGAAATAACAGGGAGAAGATTTTTTAAAGTGAAGTCATTTGGAGAGATAATAGCTGAAATTAAGGAGCTTTTAAATGAAGGATAA
- a CDS encoding flippase-like domain-containing protein, whose amino-acid sequence MKWKSIKKILPFFGLILFFYIVYDAGINEIFEIFKKVSPLAILISSILFIPRFFISTYKWMLICRKQAIETRYLYLIKINLIGLFYGSVTPLWIGDYIRAPYLMEESKRPIHACIINVFIDQIIELASLIFLALFSSILIYRKFPYFLPIFFSISLIILFLYFIFKEKSKKILSFFKFVIPEKFSSWISPDYIYNFPSISFFLLTIFIEILSYLIMFLQIYIISFSLNISIPFLDFVLIYSVASLVGIIPVTIAGFGTRESVLIYFFSFYGIDSASVIALSLSGYIITILIPALFGGIFSIRKNLKVD is encoded by the coding sequence ATGAAATGGAAGAGCATAAAAAAAATTCTGCCTTTTTTTGGCTTAATTCTATTTTTTTACATTGTTTATGATGCTGGAATTAATGAAATTTTTGAAATTTTTAAAAAAGTTTCTCCTCTAGCTATTTTAATATCCTCAATCCTTTTTATTCCTCGCTTTTTTATAAGCACTTATAAATGGATGCTGATATGCAGGAAGCAGGCAATAGAAACAAGATATCTTTATTTAATTAAAATAAATCTTATAGGTCTTTTTTATGGAAGCGTAACACCTCTCTGGATAGGAGATTACATAAGGGCTCCTTATTTAATGGAAGAAAGCAAAAGACCCATTCATGCATGCATTATAAATGTTTTCATTGACCAGATTATTGAGTTAGCATCCCTCATTTTTTTAGCTCTTTTTAGCTCAATCCTTATTTACAGAAAATTTCCTTATTTCCTTCCCATATTTTTCTCAATTTCTTTAATAATTTTATTTCTTTATTTCATATTCAAGGAAAAAAGCAAAAAAATATTATCTTTTTTCAAATTTGTAATACCAGAGAAATTTTCCTCATGGATTTCTCCAGATTACATTTATAATTTTCCATCCATATCTTTTTTCCTTTTAACAATTTTTATAGAAATTTTAAGTTATTTAATCATGTTTCTCCAGATATATATAATTTCATTTTCCCTCAATATTTCGATTCCATTTCTTGATTTCGTTTTAATATATTCAGTTGCTTCATTAGTAGGAATAATTCCAGTAACCATTGCTGGGTTTGGAACAAGGGAAAGTGTTCTTATATACTTCTTTTCTTTTTATGGAATTGATAGCGCATCTGTAATAGCTCTTTCTTTAAGCGGGTATATAATAACAATACTTATTCCCGCTCTTTTTGGTGGAATTTTTTCAATCAGAAAAAATTTAAAAGTAGATTGA
- a CDS encoding MFS transporter, giving the protein MKDKNIVLIITCFSSFLVPFTSSSINIALPSIGRDFGVDSIFLGWITTSYILATAVLLLPFGKIGDIYGRIKIFLYGIIIFAVASFLSMISFLPYLFLILRIIHAIGSAMIFSNGIAILSSFFREERGKALGINASFTYAGLSSGPFIGGFLTSYFGWRSIFLLMIFICILIIFFLSRFKYEFSGNYEKFDYFGSFLSGASIISIICALSIIDSIRGIIIAIFSFLLFIFFIFWESKMKNPLINPSIFGKNIVFVFSNLTALIHYTATASLTFFMSLYLQNIKNYSASFAGLVLVSQPIFQAIFSPTAGKLSDRIDAKIIASLGIGLTALGIFLLALYIRNDPGLIIIVVILSLIGFGFAFFSSPNTNAIMASVEGKEYGIASATLATMRTIGQSASMGIAILLTKNYSFVDAMEKAFIISAILCIIGIFTSIARGRNNYK; this is encoded by the coding sequence ATGAAGGATAAAAATATAGTTTTGATTATAACATGTTTTTCATCTTTTCTTGTTCCATTTACAAGTTCATCAATTAACATAGCCCTTCCCTCTATAGGAAGAGATTTTGGCGTTGATTCAATTTTTCTTGGATGGATTACAACATCCTATATACTGGCGACAGCTGTCCTTCTTTTGCCATTTGGCAAAATTGGAGATATTTATGGAAGAATTAAAATTTTTTTATACGGGATAATAATTTTTGCAGTTGCATCTTTTCTATCAATGATTTCCTTTTTGCCATATCTTTTTTTAATTTTAAGAATAATTCATGCAATAGGAAGTGCAATGATTTTCTCAAATGGAATCGCAATTTTATCTTCATTTTTTAGGGAAGAAAGAGGGAAAGCACTTGGCATAAATGCGTCATTTACCTATGCGGGACTTTCAAGCGGCCCATTTATAGGGGGATTTTTAACAAGTTATTTTGGATGGAGAAGCATATTTCTCCTCATGATTTTCATTTGTATTTTAATAATTTTTTTCCTCAGCAGATTTAAATATGAATTTTCTGGTAATTATGAGAAATTTGATTATTTTGGCTCATTTCTCTCAGGAGCATCTATAATCTCTATTATATGCGCCCTTTCAATAATTGATTCAATAAGAGGAATAATAATTGCAATTTTCTCTTTTTTACTTTTTATATTTTTCATTTTTTGGGAGAGCAAGATGAAAAATCCATTGATAAACCCTTCAATTTTTGGAAAAAATATTGTATTTGTTTTTTCAAATTTAACGGCATTAATTCATTATACTGCCACAGCATCATTAACATTTTTTATGAGCCTTTATCTTCAAAATATAAAAAACTATTCAGCGAGCTTTGCTGGATTAGTTCTTGTGTCTCAGCCGATTTTTCAGGCAATTTTTTCTCCAACTGCTGGAAAATTATCTGATAGAATAGATGCAAAAATAATTGCATCATTGGGTATAGGATTAACTGCTCTTGGCATTTTTTTACTAGCTTTATATATCAGAAATGATCCAGGTTTAATAATAATAGTTGTAATTCTCTCATTAATAGGATTTGGTTTTGCATTTTTTTCTTCTCCAAATACAAATGCAATAATGGCAAGTGTTGAAGGAAAAGAATATGGAATTGCATCTGCTACACTTGCTACAATGCGCACGATTGGTCAATCCGCAAGCATGGGAATTGCAATATTGCTCACAAAAAATTATTCTTTTGTTGATGCAATGGAAAAAGCATTCATAATTTCAGCGATTTTATGCATCATTGGAATATTCACATCAATTGCAAGAGGTAGAAATAATTATAAATAA
- a CDS encoding PAS domain S-box protein encodes MKFRYKITIIMLAISIIPLIILPYILSERSGQEMRAQAEKNIATLVESKSEFYDFIFKYFRNKLENVVKLIEENWGKGKYYNLSYIWSVNGSYDSEEIKNFEFIKQAFELMERDENITLVYFGMENGLCFLSDSNFTKKLEEISNETGERFDYRKRIWYISAKENNSTLWSPLYIDANTGKLTTTISTPVLVNGEFVGVAGADLLLENIRDNILDINFAGYGYAILVEEDGDILVHPEYSEMGRKWNETFEEENIFNISGLKEIGDFIKNSSAGMKIIEMNGEKYYAFSHPIEEMKGSLIFLLQEKVITQIVSARTREYLGMFFCVLAAVIITSLVLSKNLTKSLEDLRNVTREASKGNLDIRAKTGGNDEISALSRDFNRMMEELSIYSKSLKESEEKYRGIFDESMDAIYISTYEGKFVDINNAGLKLLGYSRDEIFKINIDEIYEKSEDREKFKKEIAKRGFLKNYEVRLKRKDGKIIDCLVSAIKIEKDNKIYYQGIIKDITELKETRRLLDMYNSLIRHDIGNRNQIAAGCLELLGESDLSEEQKNLLDKAYENIMQSQKLLYKLSIVGRIGERELKKISLDDAIERSIEFHKNIAEEKGIKISFKKKMAFVIADELLENIFSNFIENSIIHSNCKNIEIDIDEENDYYIVRIRDDGKGISEDVAKRIFELGAKGKESKGSGLGLHLSKIIVEGYGGKIILKDAKRAEFEIYLKKA; translated from the coding sequence GTGAAATTTAGATACAAGATAACAATTATCATGCTTGCAATTTCAATTATACCACTTATAATACTACCCTATATCCTCTCTGAAAGAAGTGGGCAAGAAATGAGGGCGCAAGCGGAAAAAAACATAGCAACTCTTGTTGAATCAAAATCTGAATTTTATGATTTTATTTTTAAGTATTTTAGAAATAAATTGGAAAATGTAGTTAAGTTAATAGAGGAAAACTGGGGGAAAGGAAAATATTACAACTTATCCTATATATGGAGTGTAAATGGAAGTTATGATAGCGAGGAAATTAAAAATTTTGAATTTATAAAACAGGCATTTGAATTAATGGAAAGAGATGAAAATATAACTCTTGTATATTTTGGAATGGAGAATGGTTTATGCTTTTTAAGCGATAGCAACTTTACAAAAAAACTAGAAGAGATATCTAATGAGACAGGTGAAAGGTTTGATTACAGGAAAAGAATATGGTATATATCTGCAAAAGAAAATAATTCAACATTATGGAGCCCTCTATATATAGATGCAAATACTGGAAAATTAACAACAACAATTTCTACGCCAGTGCTTGTAAATGGTGAATTTGTCGGGGTGGCTGGCGCGGATTTGCTACTTGAGAATATAAGGGACAATATACTTGATATAAATTTTGCAGGATATGGATATGCAATTCTTGTGGAAGAAGATGGCGATATTTTAGTTCATCCTGAATATAGCGAGATGGGTAGGAAATGGAATGAAACTTTTGAGGAAGAGAATATTTTTAACATAAGTGGGCTTAAAGAAATTGGAGATTTTATAAAAAATTCATCAGCTGGAATGAAAATTATAGAAATGAATGGTGAAAAATACTATGCTTTCTCTCATCCAATTGAAGAAATGAAGGGCTCCCTGATTTTTCTCTTACAGGAAAAAGTCATTACTCAAATTGTTTCTGCTAGGACAAGAGAATATTTGGGGATGTTTTTTTGTGTTTTGGCGGCGGTTATAATTACTTCTCTTGTTCTTTCAAAAAATTTAACTAAATCGCTTGAGGATTTAAGAAATGTTACAAGGGAAGCAAGCAAGGGAAATCTTGATATAAGGGCAAAAACAGGTGGAAATGATGAAATATCAGCGCTTTCAAGAGATTTCAATAGAATGATGGAGGAATTGAGCATATACAGCAAATCTCTTAAAGAATCTGAAGAAAAGTATAGAGGAATTTTTGATGAATCAATGGATGCAATCTATATTTCTACTTATGAAGGAAAATTTGTTGATATAAATAATGCTGGATTAAAACTTCTCGGCTATAGTAGAGATGAAATTTTTAAGATAAATATTGATGAAATTTATGAAAAGAGTGAGGATAGGGAAAAATTCAAGAAAGAAATTGCCAAAAGAGGGTTTTTAAAAAATTATGAAGTTAGATTGAAAAGGAAGGATGGAAAAATAATTGATTGCCTCGTTTCTGCAATAAAAATTGAAAAAGATAATAAGATATATTATCAGGGGATAATAAAGGATATAACTGAACTGAAGGAAACAAGAAGATTGCTTGATATGTATAACTCCCTCATAAGGCATGATATAGGAAATAGAAATCAGATAGCTGCTGGTTGTTTAGAATTGCTCGGAGAAAGTGATTTAAGCGAAGAGCAGAAAAATTTGCTTGATAAAGCATATGAAAACATTATGCAATCCCAAAAACTTCTCTACAAGTTAAGCATAGTAGGGAGAATTGGAGAAAGAGAACTCAAAAAAATTAGTTTGGATGATGCAATAGAAAGGAGTATAGAATTTCATAAAAATATTGCTGAAGAAAAAGGAATAAAAATTTCTTTTAAGAAAAAGATGGCTTTTGTTATCGCTGATGAATTGCTTGAAAATATATTCTCAAATTTCATAGAGAATTCAATAATTCATTCAAACTGCAAGAATATTGAAATAGATATTGATGAAGAAAATGATTACTATATTGTAAGAATAAGAGATGATGGAAAGGGAATAAGCGAGGATGTTGCAAAAAGAATATTTGAGCTTGGGGCAAAAGGGAAGGAAAGCAAGGGAAGCGGCTTGGGCTTGCATCTCTCAAAAATTATTGTTGAAGGATATGGAGGAAAGATAATTCTTAAAGATGCAAAAAGAGCAGAATTTGAAATATATCTTAAGAAGGCATAA
- a CDS encoding type 2 isopentenyl-diphosphate Delta-isomerase, whose translation MKNRKKEHLEIVMEKDVMHSYNYWDDFMLIHDALPEINIDEIDLSTEIFGKKLSMPIIIAGMTGGFEEAKEINRKIAMVAEKFGVGMGVGSQRAGLENREVVESYSVVKNYRVPLRIANVGAPQLLEWNNVIEKANEAIEMIDADVLAIHLNFLQEVIQPEGDRNAKGCVRMIKEVSSSVDKPVIVKETGAGISRKVVEKLLDTDIVGIDIGGAGGTSFSAVESYRAKKIRNRIQEEIGKIFWDWGIPAPYCLIEIAEICKNAGIEIVATGGIRHGLDVAKSIALGADCAGVASAILKSKSMDEKMEIFKKSLLFSMFLTGCKNIKELREVEIWTI comes from the coding sequence ATGAAAAATAGAAAAAAGGAGCACCTTGAAATAGTAATGGAAAAGGATGTCATGCATTCTTATAACTATTGGGATGATTTCATGCTGATTCATGATGCATTACCTGAGATAAATATTGATGAAATAGATCTTTCAACAGAAATTTTCGGAAAAAAGCTTTCAATGCCGATAATAATTGCAGGAATGACGGGTGGCTTCGAGGAGGCGAAGGAAATAAATAGAAAAATAGCGATGGTTGCGGAAAAATTTGGCGTTGGCATGGGCGTCGGCTCGCAGAGGGCGGGGCTTGAAAACAGGGAAGTTGTTGAAAGCTACAGTGTGGTGAAAAATTATCGTGTGCCTTTGAGAATTGCAAATGTTGGAGCTCCTCAACTGCTTGAATGGAATAATGTAATAGAGAAAGCGAATGAGGCTATAGAGATGATAGATGCGGATGTGCTTGCAATACATTTGAATTTTTTGCAGGAAGTTATTCAACCAGAAGGAGATAGAAATGCAAAGGGATGCGTTAGGATGATAAAGGAAGTTTCTTCCTCAGTTGATAAGCCAGTTATTGTTAAGGAAACAGGGGCTGGAATAAGCAGGAAGGTTGTTGAGAAATTACTAGATACTGATATAGTTGGAATAGATATTGGAGGGGCTGGAGGAACATCTTTTTCAGCTGTTGAAAGCTATAGGGCAAAAAAAATCAGAAACAGGATACAGGAGGAGATAGGGAAAATATTCTGGGACTGGGGAATTCCCGCTCCTTATTGCTTGATTGAAATAGCGGAGATATGCAAAAATGCTGGAATTGAAATAGTTGCTACTGGAGGAATAAGGCATGGACTTGATGTCGCAAAATCAATAGCACTTGGCGCAGATTGTGCGGGTGTTGCAAGTGCTATTTTAAAAAGCAAATCAATGGACGAAAAAATGGAAATTTTTAAGAAATCTCTTCTTTTTTCAATGTTTCTTACGGGGTGCAAAAATATTAAGGAGCTTAGGGAGGTTGAGATATGGACTATTTAG
- a CDS encoding glutamate--tRNA ligase: MKIEDIARKHALINALKFGKADLKAVIGKVIAETNADAKEVIPVVRRVIEEINKLSVEEIREECEKIGIEEIKKEKEEKKLPPLPFAKKGEVITRFPPEPNGYLHIGHAKAALIDYEYARIYDGIFILRFDDTNPVNERKEFYEAQKEDLKWLGIEWDKEYRTSDNLPKHYELIKKMLDEGNAYVCTCSEEKVRENRANGRECECRNKNFSWEDFKLMEEGEATIRLKGDMKSFNTAMRDPVLFRIIEHPHPIHGKRFRIWPTYDFYGAVEDSLSGVTHPFRSKEYELRDEVYFYILDCLGLRKPYLMEFSRLEIKGMPVSKRKIKPLIENKVVMGWDDPRLPTLIGLKRRGILAESIKEFVLSQGISKSEAMVVFENIEAINRKNLDAKAKRYFFVPEPVKLIVEDGIEKEVELRNHPSIDMGKRKIFVGKVFYIPKEDVLKIKEGNLIRLKDLYNVKIEKKNSYLYGKFAGENIIEGVEKIQWVGEDKIELKVIVPLLPFKNDEFDENSLKIINGYAEKNVEKIEDGEIVQFERFGFVRIERRDGITGIFSHK; encoded by the coding sequence ATGAAGATAGAGGATATTGCAAGAAAACATGCTTTAATAAATGCATTGAAATTTGGCAAAGCAGATTTAAAAGCAGTTATTGGGAAGGTAATTGCTGAAACTAATGCTGATGCAAAAGAAGTAATACCTGTTGTAAGGAGAGTTATTGAGGAAATAAATAAACTTAGTGTTGAAGAAATAAGAGAAGAATGCGAAAAAATTGGCATTGAGGAAATAAAAAAAGAGAAGGAAGAAAAAAAGCTTCCACCATTGCCATTTGCTAAGAAAGGGGAAGTTATTACCCGCTTTCCGCCAGAGCCAAATGGCTACCTCCATATTGGGCATGCGAAGGCAGCTCTTATTGATTATGAGTATGCTAGGATTTATGATGGGATATTTATTCTTCGCTTCGATGACACGAATCCTGTAAATGAAAGGAAGGAATTTTATGAAGCTCAGAAAGAAGATTTGAAATGGCTTGGGATAGAATGGGACAAAGAATACAGGACTTCTGATAATTTACCAAAGCACTATGAGTTGATTAAAAAAATGCTTGATGAGGGGAATGCATATGTATGCACATGCAGTGAAGAAAAAGTGAGGGAAAATAGGGCAAATGGAAGGGAATGTGAATGCAGAAATAAAAATTTTTCATGGGAAGATTTTAAGTTAATGGAGGAAGGAGAGGCAACTATAAGGTTAAAAGGAGATATGAAATCATTTAATACAGCAATGCGAGACCCAGTTTTATTCCGCATAATAGAGCATCCCCATCCAATTCATGGAAAAAGATTTAGGATATGGCCTACATATGATTTTTATGGAGCGGTTGAGGATTCTTTATCAGGAGTTACTCATCCTTTTAGAAGCAAGGAATATGAACTAAGGGATGAGGTATATTTCTACATACTTGATTGCTTGGGTTTAAGAAAGCCATATTTAATGGAATTTTCACGCCTTGAGATAAAGGGAATGCCTGTTTCAAAAAGAAAGATAAAACCACTGATAGAAAATAAAGTTGTTATGGGGTGGGATGACCCACGCCTGCCAACTCTTATTGGTTTAAAAAGGCGTGGCATACTGGCAGAGAGCATAAAAGAATTTGTTCTTTCTCAGGGAATATCAAAATCTGAGGCAATGGTTGTTTTTGAGAACATAGAGGCAATAAATAGAAAAAATTTGGATGCAAAAGCAAAAAGATATTTTTTTGTTCCAGAGCCAGTAAAACTTATTGTTGAAGATGGAATTGAAAAAGAAGTTGAGCTGAGAAATCATCCGTCCATCGATATGGGTAAAAGGAAAATATTTGTTGGCAAAGTATTTTATATTCCCAAGGAAGATGTTTTAAAAATAAAAGAAGGAAATTTAATAAGGCTAAAAGATTTGTATAATGTAAAAATAGAGAAAAAGAATTCATACCTGTATGGGAAATTTGCGGGAGAAAATATAATTGAAGGAGTGGAAAAAATACAATGGGTAGGCGAGGATAAGATAGAACTGAAAGTAATTGTTCCCCTTCTGCCATTTAAAAATGATGAATTTGATGAAAATAGCTTAAAAATAATTAATGGATATGCAGAAAAAAATGTGGAAAAGATTGAAGATGGAGAAATTGTTCAATTTGAAAGATTTGGATTTGTAAGGATTGAAAGGAGAGATGGAATAACTGGCATTTTTTCTCATAAATAA